Sequence from the Thermothelomyces thermophilus ATCC 42464 chromosome 2, complete sequence genome:
CTTGGCTCCACTTCGATAAGCGAGCCAAACTCCACCCACCTACCGATGGCCTGTGTACAGGCCCTCCGCTAACCGAGCCTGAAATGCGCCTGATTGGCTGAAATATCAGGGGTAATCAATTCCAAGAACCCCCCGTCTTTTCGAAGCATGCAGCAGACCTTGAGTCCCGGTCAGGGGAGAAAGCGCGACTCTCCGCGCCCACAACCTGGATAACTACCATTTGGATCTGCAATCACCTTGTTCTCGGAGACATTATCCGACCCAAAAACTTTCCCGCCTCAACCCTCGCTTGTTGATGTGTGCCGAGCTACATTCCTGACCAAGCACCGCACACCGCAATTCCCATACCCGCCTCGTTGTCAGTGCAACAGTACACAGCGACCACTCGGTACGGCCTCTCATTTCACGCGCATCTCTACGTTGCCTCCTCGTTCCTGCGGCTGGCGACGTGTTTCCTTCGACACCTACGCTGACCTGTCTGCCTCCGCCAGGATATCTCTGGTCCTGCAGCATCGCTCTAGTGCGACGACACACTTCATCATTCCCTCCAGCACTAGCCGGCCACCTCTGCGCTCATCGTGACGCAGCGGGTTCCATTTACCACGACAAGCCACGAGTTCTCCTAGACGGCCTTCAAGGGTAGCATAATAGACAGACAAGATGGGCGCCTCGCTGTCCGTTTCTAGCCTCTTTGGCAAGCTCTTCGGATCCAAAGAAGTGCGCATTCTGATGCTTGGCCTCGATGCCGCGGGCAAGACCACCATCCTCTACAAACTTAAGCTCAACCAGACCATGACGACCATCCCAACCGTCGGGTTCAACGTGGAGGCTTTCACCTACAAGAACATCAAGTTCAACATGTGGGACGTCGGTGGACAGGACAAGATCCGCCCCCTCTGGCGGCATTACTACAGCGGTAAGCACAATGGCGAAACGAGGATTCCGAAGCAATGATCTTCTCGGTAAGCTAACCCTCACGGGTAGGAACTCAGGGTCTTGTTTTTGTCGTCGATTCATCGGACCATAAGCGGATCGACGAGGCCAAGACAGAACTGCATCGTATCCTGAACGACTTGGAAATGTCGGACTGCCTGCTGCTGGTATTTGCGAACAAGCAAGATATCCAAGGCGGTATGTGTTACTCTTGAATACGTCCCTCCCCCTATCGAAAGGTCCCATGTACTGATGATGCTCTTGTGCCAACAGCCATGGACCCGCAAACGATCACCGAGAGGCTCGAGCTCTCCAAGCTCAAGGAACGGCCGTGGTTCGTCCAGCCGGCCATCGCCATTGAGGGCGAGGGCCTGACGGAGGGCTTCAGCTGGCTGTCGGACAACATCAAGAAGATGCCCAAGTACGGCGGGAAATGAGCGGGCCAGACCCGCCTCGTGAATCGTCCGTAACGCTCCCCTTTCGATACCACCACCCGCAGCACACACACCCCTCCCCCAAATCCACCCGAGCCGATCCGAGGTCACCCATCCAACAGCTTCAGTGCCTCAGACGATCATGACCAGATCGTCCCGACGACTGACCAACCACTTGAACACCAGAAATGGCACATCTTCCCAACTGCTACGCCAGGCGGCCAAGAGGAGAGAGCACGTCGAGGACAACCTGAGAGTCTTCATCTGCCGGGGTGCGAGCGGGAGGGgacctttttttttatctTGTCATAATACTGTCATGTTTTCTGCTGCCACTGCCATGTCTTGTCTACTACTGCACGCTTCAGCGCTCGCACTCTCCCCCCATGTTTCTGTTACGTCTACACTTTCACgacctcttttttttctttttcttttttagATCTTAATGCCCGGGGTGTGCTACGCAAAGGTGTCTCCCCGTTTTTTCTCATCTTTTGTCTTGATCTGTTCGACCCATAGCCCGGAGGAACATTGTCTATACCCAAGAGTCGAGTGAGGAGAAGGGAAGGGAGGATAGGTCAATTGGCAGCGTTCCGAATTTGACAAAGTCAGAAGGAATGGAACACAGCTCAAAAGTGAAGTGGCGCATGAGATCTAAAATGCGGTAGCCGTGTTTGTGTTGTCATTGTCGACTAGAAGACCCTCATCCCCTATGTACCTCTTCTACTTTCAGCTCTACCTTAAGCTTCCTGATTAGGCCGCCCTCATACACCCCATCCCGTGTGGAAGACGCCAAACACATGCTTTCGAGCTCCTTTCCCAACGCCATCTGAACGCCAAACTAATGCCTCAACTCATTACGCTATCCCGGTGTAAGACAGACAAAAAAAGGCAAGGAAAGAAAAATATCGACGCAATCGAGTCTCCTCAGCTATCCCTCCTTGACCCTCTTTCCCGGCCTCAGTGAGTCGTCCGGCAACCCACTTCGCTTCGTCCCCGGCAGGGAGCTCGTGCGTATGTCGTTGTCGTCCTGGCTGACTCGGCGGTGTGGGTACTCGGTCTTGAGCCCCTCGAAGCAGTTCGCGCTGACCGGGTCACCCGTGCTGAAGAAGGGGTGCTgcagcgccgccgcggccgtcaGCCGCTTCTCCGGGTCATACTCGAGCAGTCCCGCCAGCAGCTTGTAGCCCTCGGCGCCCAGGCTCGCCAGCGGGCTCGTGCCCGCCCCGGGTCCGGACCCGCCTGTCTGCTGGTTGATGGTGTTGTAGTACCACTTCTCAAGGTGGCTCACCCCCGCACCGGCTGCCTGGCGCTGGTGCGTCTGGTAATGGTGGGAGTGGTGATGGccgtggtggtgatggtgcccaccgccgccgccgccgccgcccccgtgCGGGACCGGAGGCTGCAGCGTCGGGAGCTGGCTATACTCGGGCATGCTCGTCAGCAGCGGCCAGCGCTCCTTGGTGGGCAGGCCCAGAATGTCAACAATCTTTTGCATCTGGTTGCGCTGAAATGGTACCGTCTTCTTGCTGTCCATCTTGGCCTCCTCACCCTTGAAGATGGGCCGAAGCGAGAGCAGCTCGGCAAAGATGCAGCCGACGGCCCACATGTCGATGGCCGGGGTGTAGTGGCGGCTGCCGAGGAGCAGCTCCGGGGCGCGGTACCAGATGGTCACCACCACCTTGTCGCCGCTGTAGAGGCTATGGAGGGGTTTGTAGGACAGACGGGCCAGCCCGAGGTCGCCAATCTTGACTTCGCCACTCGACGTGACCATGATGTTTGCCGGTTTCAGGTCGCGGTGGAGCACCCAGTTGGAGTGCAGATACTGGCAGCCGTTGAGCAGCTGGAACATGATGCTCTTGATGGTGCTCGGCGGGATGGGGTGGCGTGGTTGCTGGGTGTGGTGATGGATGATTTGGAGGAGGTCGTGCTCGGCATACTCAAACACCATGAAGATGCACTTGTCCTCGAGTATGATCTCGATGAGCCGGATCACGTTGGGATGGCTGAGCTCGGAACAGAGAGCCATCTCGCGAACCGCTGACTGGGAGATGCCCGTGTACGACGCCTGCTCGCCTTCCTTGTCCGGCTTGAACTTCTTGATGGCAAACTCGCCCTGCTGGCCATGGCGGCCCAGCGCCTTGTAAACGCGGCCATACGTTCCGCTGCTAATGAAGCCGATGACCTTGTACTTGTCCGTCACCCTGACCTTGCTCTGGTAGCCCGTGGCCCCGGTCCCGCGGTCCGCCGGATCTGTGCGGCCGAGTTAGCTTTTTCATGCGGGTGGTGAGAAAAGACGAGAGTCCGGCTCCTGTGTGGAGAAAAACTGAACAACACAAAGAACAAGACCGAAACGAGTGTGATGACTGACAAGGCCTCGGCTGGGAGCTGACTTCAGCCCTCAGGCGTCTGGTCTGGCTCATGGCGGCGTCCGACGCTCCACCAGCCAAGCCGTGTAGAGGGAAGATCGGGTGACCTGCGGACGCATGGTGACGGCCCATCAGACCCGAGGGCCCCGACCAGGCAGCACCGATGCCATATGACTTGAGGTACCGGTGTGTCGTCGAGAGCTGGATAGTCGAGAACGGCGGAGCATGTTGACGATTTTCCATAACGGCCCGGAAGAGACTGCCGAATCAAGGATTGCAAGAAAGCCGCTGAAGCAGGCCGTGGCAGGAAACCGTGAAGAAATTAAAGTTGAGAACCGCCGTCCCTAAAGGGGCAGGATCACCCAAAAGGGAAGATGAGAGAAGCCGAGTGAGGACCTTGACAAAGCTCGGGCTCCTCGGGTAGCCACAGCCCTGGTGCAGGAAGAGGATGGGGTTCGCCTGGATGGGCGAGACACCAAGGCAAAAAAAGAGGACAGCAGAGATGGATGATAGAAAGCGAAGGCAAAGAAATTAAAGATCCATAAAACCTTACCTTCAAAAGCGGCCTGCACGCTCCTCTTCAACGTCTGGGTTCGGACGGCGGAGACCGACCCCGGGCCTGTCGCTGTTGACGGCGGATTTGTGAGGCTCATTTGCTGGACCTGCTGGGTACCAGGGACCGCTCGGAGGCCAAAAGTTGACTGGATGGGCCCAGATGGGTCGCGATTACCGAATGAGACGAGTCAGCAAAGACCGACGGATTGGCGCAAAGTGCGGAGAATTCGGAGCGTTTAGCTAAAGTAGCGAAATTTGCCGGCGCTGCCGTGCGCGCTCATTGCTGCCCAAAACGACAAACGGCCGCGCAATCCATTGGCAGGTTGATGGAGAGCTCCGGGTTGAGGATGCGAATGATACGAAGTGATAGGGAGTTACAGAACTCGGAGTTTGCGTGCTGCAAGGTATGGGTTGGCAATGGATCCCGGTCTCCGGAGTGGCTTGGCGCGGCAGGAGGCCCGCCGAGGTGCTACTTGTCTTCCAGTGGAGCGCCTGCGAGATACGGATGCATATCCGTACTGTGCTACGtaatgtaatccgtactaaccactcgtacggagtacttgtACTCGCTTTTTCTAAACCAGGAGAACGGGCCAATGTTAGCGCGCGCTGGGCACAGCTGATTCAGCGGCATCTTGGCCTGACGAGCGGGCGGACGGACCGTCGAAGAGGGCGAGTCGAAGCCCTGACCATTATGGCCTCCTCCGTGTAGTTTGCTATTCATTGGCTCGCCGGCTTCCTGCTTCTCTTGTCCAAGATGCATCGTTTGCCATTTTTGAGATGAGAGGGGTCACTTTCCGCGCCTGCAACAGCTGCAAGAGGAGTGACACAGCGTCGGCATAATGATGATACCGTCTTCAATCTTCGTTCgtctaaaaaaaaaaaattgcgACGCTTGCTACTGTTTCCGAACTGGCCTATCTCGGGCCCAGCTTCTCTAGAACCCGAGGGCCCTGTTCCTCCCATTCCTGCTTCGAGATCCACATGTTCTCGTTGTCGGCCATGATGTTGGCCAGGACGGCACCGCCGAGGAAGACCATGTGCCTTCTCCGCGGCGGGTCTTCTATCCTGACCTTGAACTTGCTCAACCGTTCCGGGTTTCCTCCCAGCACTCGCGTGAGCCACAGCTGCTTGAGCTCCTTCTCCAGACGGGACGGCAGGCCCGGGTAcatgctgctgccgcccgaCAAGACAATGGCCTTGAAGAGGGCCGAGCGGACGTCGACATCGGCGGATTGGATGGTGTTGAAGAGGAACTCGGCGATGCCGGGCTGGTCGCAGTCGACCAGGTGCGGTTGGAACAGGCACTCGGGCGCCTCGAACCGTTCCGAGCCCACGCGGATCACCCGCCCGTCGGGCAGCGTGTAGCTCTCCACCAGAACCGTCGTGTCCTCGCTTAACCGCTTGTCCAACTCCAGGTCGTACGAAACGTAGCAGAGCTTCTCCTTGATCTGGCGCACCGTCTCGAAATCGGCGGTCCGGTTCAGCGCATATCCTCTGCGGAGCAGGAGGGCGATGAGATTGCGGGTGACGTCGCGGCCAGCCACGTCGAGGCGGCGTGTGAGGTGGTTGAGGACGACGGATTCATAAACAGGGACGATGTGTGTCACACCGTCGCCCGAGTCGACAACCACACCGGAGCTGAGACCTGCGCAGAGTGAACAGAGTCAGTGCTGGGTTCTCCTTGCTGCAAGAGCTCGGACAAGATCTtggtattttttttttttttttggtacCTTGGGCATAGAGCGCCAAAACGGCCTGAATGGCAACGTAGACTCCGCCAAACCCATACCGCTCAAACATGACCTCACACATCTGCTCGCGGTTCTTCAGAGGGTTCAACGGCGGTTCGGTGAGGAGGATCTTGCGGCCGCGGGGGTCAATCTTCAACTTTTCGTAAAAGGTGTAGTCCCAGAGATGCTGCATGTCGTCCCACTTCTTGACGATGCCGTTCTCCATCGGGTAGCTAATCTGGAGCATGGTGCGCGCCTCCGCGGCCTCATCTCCGCACATGATGTCCTTGATTACCATGTCGCTGCTGCCCTTCTCTTCGGTACGGAGGATTGGCCGGCCGACGATGGACGGGTATTGGAACTCGGGGAAGTTCTGGCCGGCATAGCCAACCTTGAGAAAACCGGTACCGCCATCGAGCACTGTTGGCGCGTCGAACAATCAAGTCAGCTCCGGTGCGTGATGCATGGTGCTCGGGTGGGCGCCACATTGACGTCGCTGCATCGAGGCCGGATCG
This genomic interval carries:
- a CDS encoding actin-like protein (1| actin [Verticillium albo-atrum VaMs. 102] Contains conserved domain Actin[pfam00022], Actin), which gives rise to MANPPPIVLDGGTGFLKVGYAGQNFPEFQYPSIVGRPILRTEEKGSSDMVIKDIMCGDEAAEARTMLQISYPMENGIVKKWDDMQHLWDYTFYEKLKIDPRGRKILLTEPPLNPLKNREQMCEVMFERYGFGGVYVAIQAVLALYAQGLSSGVVVDSGDGVTHIVPVYESVVLNHLTRRLDVAGRDVTRNLIALLLRRGYALNRTADFETVRQIKEKLCYVSYDLELDKRLSEDTTVLVESYTLPDGRVIRVGSERFEAPECLFQPHLVDCDQPGIAEFLFNTIQSADVDVRSALFKAIVLSGGSSMYPGLPSRLEKELKQLWLTRVLGGNPERLSKFKVRIEDPPRRRHMVFLGGAVLANIMADNENMWISKQEWEEQGPRVLEKLGPR